The uncultured Methanobrevibacter sp. genome has a segment encoding these proteins:
- a CDS encoding glycosyltransferase family 2 protein → MKVSVVTPNYNGERFLKAFFESLNGESEHIGEVIIIDNGSKDNSLEFIRNNSFDFSVIVIENQENRGFAPAVNQGILKAKYEYIFSLNNDTEVKKGSIKHMVDLISSRQDIFSVQAKMLQYDNKDLIDDVGDEYNLLAWTKKTGENHPSDEYVEVGEIFSSCAGAALYKKSLLEELGMFDDKYFAYMEDVDLAIRSKINGYHNLLCPQAVVYHIGSATSGSRHNEFKVRLAARNNVWTVYKNIPIPLKILNFIFLFLGFLIKYIFFLKKGFGPVYLSGIKEGLSRRNEIQKTKFHWKNTINYLKMEYRLIINTIKFLKR, encoded by the coding sequence ATGAAAGTTTCTGTTGTAACACCAAATTATAATGGGGAAAGATTTTTGAAAGCTTTCTTCGAATCACTTAATGGCGAAAGCGAGCATATTGGAGAGGTCATAATCATTGATAACGGATCCAAGGACAATAGTTTAGAGTTTATCAGGAACAATTCATTTGATTTTTCTGTTATTGTCATTGAAAACCAGGAAAATAGAGGTTTTGCTCCAGCTGTTAACCAGGGGATTTTAAAAGCCAAATATGAATATATATTCTCTTTAAACAATGATACTGAAGTTAAAAAAGGTTCTATTAAGCATATGGTGGATTTAATTTCTTCACGTCAGGATATATTTTCTGTTCAGGCAAAAATGCTTCAATATGACAATAAGGATTTGATTGACGATGTTGGCGATGAATATAATCTTCTTGCATGGACAAAAAAGACGGGTGAAAATCATCCCTCTGATGAATATGTTGAGGTCGGGGAGATATTTTCAAGCTGTGCAGGTGCGGCCCTTTATAAAAAGTCACTCCTTGAGGAACTTGGAATGTTTGATGATAAGTATTTTGCTTATATGGAGGATGTGGATTTGGCAATACGCTCAAAAATAAACGGCTATCATAATCTGTTATGTCCGCAGGCTGTTGTTTATCATATTGGAAGTGCAACAAGTGGTAGCAGGCACAATGAATTTAAAGTACGTCTTGCTGCCCGTAACAATGTATGGACGGTTTATAAAAATATTCCGATTCCATTAAAGATTTTAAATTTTATATTTCTGTTTTTAGGATTTTTAATTAAATATATTTTCTTTTTAAAGAAAGGTTTCGGTCCGGTTTATCTTTCAGGAATTAAAGAAGGTTTATCCAGAAGAAATGAAATTCAAAAAACCAAATTCCATTGGAAAAATACAATAAACTATTTAAAAATGGAATATAGATTAATTATTAACACAATTAAATTTTTAAAAAGGTAA
- a CDS encoding glycosyltransferase family 2 protein, whose protein sequence is MDLSVVIVNYQTFELTRDTVNSIFKYSYPFTIEVIVVDNASSDDSLEKLKDYFKDSVKFISSDENKGFAAGNNLALRQLSSDYVLLLNSDTVVWENTLESIYNYMESHGDVGACGCRVRLENGDLDKACKRTFPNVKNSFFRLFHIPTKSKDDNYNLTDLPDGEVYEIDCLTGAFMFIRGKALDDAGLLDETFFMYGEDIDLCYRIKQAGWKIVYYGKSSITHLKGASSKKQKNKLIYEFYRAMYIYYKKHHAHESSFIVNIIVYIGIAVLCIIKLFLNLFKTKS, encoded by the coding sequence ATGGATCTTTCGGTTGTAATTGTAAATTATCAGACTTTTGAGTTGACAAGAGACACAGTTAACTCAATTTTTAAATATTCCTATCCTTTCACCATAGAAGTCATCGTCGTTGACAACGCTTCAAGTGATGACAGTTTAGAAAAGTTGAAGGATTATTTTAAAGACAGCGTTAAGTTTATCTCATCTGATGAAAATAAGGGTTTTGCAGCTGGAAATAATTTGGCTTTAAGGCAGCTTTCAAGCGATTATGTGCTGCTTTTAAATTCGGATACTGTTGTTTGGGAGAATACTTTAGAAAGCATTTATAATTATATGGAAAGTCATGGGGATGTCGGAGCCTGCGGATGCAGGGTAAGGCTGGAAAACGGAGATTTGGACAAGGCATGCAAAAGAACCTTTCCGAACGTTAAGAATTCTTTTTTCAGGCTGTTTCATATTCCAACCAAAAGCAAGGATGACAATTACAATCTGACAGATTTGCCGGATGGCGAGGTCTATGAAATTGACTGTCTTACAGGCGCATTCATGTTTATTAGAGGTAAAGCCTTGGATGATGCCGGTCTTCTGGATGAAACGTTTTTTATGTATGGTGAGGATATTGACTTGTGCTACCGAATAAAACAGGCGGGCTGGAAGATAGTTTATTATGGAAAATCTTCAATAACACACCTTAAGGGTGCCAGCAGTAAAAAACAAAAAAATAAACTTATTTATGAGTTTTATCGTGCAATGTATATTTATTATAAAAAACACCATGCACATGAATCTTCATTCATTGTAAATATTATTGTTTACATTGGAATAGCTGTTTTATGCATTATAAAGCTATTTTTAAATTTGTTTAAAACTAAAAGTTAA